Part of the Coturnix japonica isolate 7356 chromosome 20, Coturnix japonica 2.1, whole genome shotgun sequence genome is shown below.
CAGTGCGTATGGCCAGAGCCCCTGCCCACATCCCTTGGGGTCTGGGTGATGCCAGGGGGGGTTTGGGTTGGGTATTGGGAAGAGTTTGTTTATGGATGGGTGGTAGTGGTGGAGACCtcatccatggaggtgtttgAGGTATGTGGATGTGGAGCTAAGGGACGTGTCTTAGCGATGGGGTGCTTGGACTTGGGGATATTGAtcctcttttccaaccttgatggTTTTATGAAGGGAATGCCAGTGCAGGAGCTGAAGCAGGTGGGCAGACCCTGGTGAAACACCACTTGGGTTTGAGAAAGAGGGGAAGGTGTCTGAGTTTGGGTGCCCAAGGTGTTGTGCAGGGAAGACGTCGTGCACCCAAATACCAAAGCATCACTTGTGTTGTCCCTGCTGCACTAGAACATGCTGATGGCTTGTGCCACCGCCTGACCAATGTCTGCCCCACGTCCAAGCCCCAGACCCAAGGACTCGCCAAGGATGCGTGGGAAATTCCCCGGGAGTCGCTGCGGCTGGAGGTGAAGCTGGGGCAGGGCTGCTTTGGAGAGGTCTGGATGGGTAAGGACAGCCACATGCAGCGTCATCATCCGCATCAGTAGGGAAGCAGGTGTGGAACGCAGCCTTGTAAACATGTCTTGTGCTGCAGGGACCTGGAACGGCACCACCAGAGTGGCCATAAAGACTCTGAAGCCCGGCACGATGTCCCCAGAAGCCTTCCTGCAGGAAGCACAAGTGATGAAGAAGCTCCGGCATGAGAAGCTGGTTCAGCTGTACGCTGTGGTGTCAGAGGAGCCCATCTACATCGTCACTGAGTACATGAGCAAGggtgagcacagcagggctgctgggtgGCCAGGGGATGGTACTGCCCATTGGTGACCGCTGTCTTCCTCGCAGGGAGCCTCCTAGACTTCCTGAAGGGAGAGATGGGCAAGTACCTGCGGCTGCCACAGCTCGTCGATATGGCTGCTCAGGTGGGTTCCTGCTTCCTATTCCTCTTGCACCCTGGCTCCCATCAGCTGGATCGGTTCTGGCTGTGGAGCCATTCCCACTGTGGTTGGGGTCCTCTTGTCCCCTGCAAAGCCCAGTCCCCACACTCTGCCCTATAGATTGCGTCTGGCATGGCCTATGTGGAGAGGATGAACTATGTGCACCGAGACCTGCGGGCAGCCAACATCCTGGTGGGGGAGAACCTGGTGTGCAAGGTGGCTGACTTTGGGCTGGCACGTCTCATCGAGGACAACGAGTACACAGCACGGCAAGGTGTGAGCGGGGCACGGGTAGTGGGACTAGAGGTTGGTTTGATGCCCCAGGCCATGAGGTTGGGGGTCTGCGGGCTGTGGATGGGAGCAGCCCCTCACTCTGCCTCCCTGCCCAGGTGCCAAGTTCCCCATCAAGTGGACAGCCCCCGAGGCAGCCCTGTATGGCCGATTCACCATCAAGTCAGATGTTTGGTCCTTCGGCATCCTGCTGACTGAGCTGACCACCAAGGGCCGGGTGCCATACCCAGGTGAGAGCTGGCACCAACCCCACACCCCATGGGCTGGGCACAGTGCGTGACCCGGCCCCACTGCCCTTCTTTCCACAGGGATGGTCAATAGGGAGGTGCTGGACCAGGTGGAGCGGGGCTACCGCATGCCTTGCCCACCCGAGTGCCCTGAATCACTGCATGACCTCATGTGCCAGTGCTGGCGGAAGGACCCTGAGGAGCGGCCCACCTTTGAGTACCTGCAGGCCTTCCTGGAGGACTACTTCACCTCGACAGAGCCCCAGTACCAGCCTGGAGAGAACCTATAGGCCTGGAGCTCCTCTTGGTGCCAGAGGCTTCGCTGTGGGGCGCAGAGGGCTGGCTCTGTGCAGAGGGGCCACGTTTTgaggagcagccccagagcaAGATGCGGCATGGTGAGGTGTCGGGTGCCCCATTGCTCATTAAAACTGCTGGGCCACCCTTAACGAGGTGGCGAGAGGAGCCCCGGGCACTGCCACCAGCGGAACTGAGGCTCAGGATGGCGAATggagcagcaggatggctgctggcacagctgtggcTTACAGGACCCTGTTCTCACAGCAGCCAGAGAAATGGGGGGATAGCCCCTCCCTCCTCAGACACACTGCCCCACACCTCCCGCACCCCCTTTTTTAAATCAGCACAAATTTCTTCACCCATTCACCCACCCACTTCACTCTGGTCTGCACGAGGCTGTTTGCAGAGACATTTGGTGCTGGGGAAGGCACTGCTTTGGGTCGGATGCAGCTGGAGAGCAGACCTTGGGATGCCCCGTGGAGCCTGGTGGTCTCCCTCCAGCAACCACCCATCCTCGGGCACAGGGTTCAGTGTCTGGGGGAACTACTTGTctttcagcactgcttttgtCCACCGATGTGTTTCTAGCCACCATCCCCCCTGCTTCTGCCATCCGCTTATCAGGGAGCATGGAGCGTCTGGGAGCCATTTACAGacccagctgctccctgctcgCTCCCAGTACCATGTGTTGGAGGTCAGAGCAATCCATGCTCAGCCTGGtacccacagcagctcccactgagCACCCCTGTACATAGCCCTCCAGCACCTCCCATTACCTGACCAAGCTATGTGTGCTGTCACTGTGGTACCAACATCTGTCCTTGTCTGTGCCCAGCTGGAGCCCCTCATCACACCATCACCACCTGTGTCCTGAACCTCCTATCCATTGCTCACACCCAGTGCCAAAAACACCTCCAGAGAACCAAGCTGAGCCGCTGCTGCCTCCCACTTGTTCCCAGGCGTCTTATTTATTACCTGAGTTCTCAGTCGGTGGCTCTGTTTTAATAGTGAACTCAGTGCAAAGGGGCTCGTAGCAGTATGGAGGGATCCCACTTTTGGCTTGGAGGGCTGTTCCCATGGATTTCTGTACTCACAATGGGAATTGGAGCCCTTCATCCCTTGTCACGTTTCCCTTGGTGCAGGTCCTGCTGCACCCCAGCGCTCACAGCCTTTAAACCTCCACACCCCACGATGTTTGTGTGCCATCACCACACAGTGTGCACAGTGCCTGCATCCCCAGGGGAAAGCTCTGAGAGCAGCACGTGGGGACGGGCAGTAGCCAGATGTGAgccaagagctgagcagagggaaCAAAGGCAAACACACACATGGACACACAGCCTTTGGGCTCCCATAgcatggagcagggctgggggctgctggccCACCTGTGCTCCACAGAGCCCCCGTGCCATCCCCTCCATTGCTGGTCTGTTGCTGAAGCCAGTAGAGGGTtacccaccccccacccccagtgATGCTCTTTGGTACAAAGCAGCCCCGTGTGAGATGTTCTGCTGGTACCATTTTATAAAGTGTTTTGTAACATCTCCCACTGACTATGCACAGGGTGCGTGGATCTGTTTCTCTCCCCCCAGCCCAACACCTCCACCCCCccaacctgtttcagtgtcaaagtaagaaatatttagctttttttttttttttttaaatctttggaAAATCCTGACCATGTCCGGCGTGGGGGGTGGTGGGGGATGGAGATGCTTTGAATCTCTCATGATGTTGTTGTAAATACTTTGCAATTTGATAATTAAAGACAAACAGACCTCACCAAACAGATCGCTGTGGGTTGTGTGTGGTGAAGGAGGACCCCTTGGCATCCCCAAAGGGCATCCAGCCCTGCATGTGGCTCTCAGGATTGTCTTGGGGGGGGGTGATATCTGCCAGGGGTAGGAGGAAAACTATGGGGCATGCAGAGCTTTTGTCCCTTATCCATCTGCCCTGGGACACCCCTGTCTGTGCTGATTGCAGCCTCCTTCAGCTGTTGCTCAGTGAGCTGGCTGGGAGCAGGCTTGCTTCATTAGGGTAATTAGTGGATGCTGATTGGAATCCCTCAGTTGGTGATGAAGTAATTGATTTGTGGGAATAGGCCTTCAGAGAGTGGGGCTGTGGCTGAGCTTCAGTGACCCGTGGTGGTTCTGGTGCCCTGAGTGCTGCTTTGTCTCTGAGGGCTGGTGAGTCAATTTTTATCATCTTAAGTGTTTAATGTTTCATGATTTACTTCTTGCTAAAGTAATTAAGCGATGGGGAGGGTATCTCTTGTTGGTGAGTGCCTCAGTCTGTGTGTGATGGGTGGGATGTGGTGCTGCCCTGTGGTctgtcactgcagcagggcaggggtTCTGTACAGCTGGGGTTGGGATGTGGAAGCCTCCACTGTGTATCCTCTGTGCTTGTGACTGTGTGGGCTGTGTGTTCTTGAGTGAGTTTTGCCCTGGGTCTGGGGTCTCTCCTATAGCTCAGACCCAGCTGAAGGGCCCTTGTTGTAGAGCAGGGTCTGCTCATGGTAGAGCTGACATGGTTTTCCTCTCCTGACCCTACCGTGCTGCTACTCTGTTGGGTAACCTAAAAAATGACCTCGTTATGATGGAAAGGCAAAGGGACAGCTTAAGGCTCCTGCAACCAGGGAACACGAGGCAGATGGACACCTTATTATAAAGCAAGGTGATGGGATGTTCTGTGCCAGATCCCTTCTGGGCAGTTCTGCAGCTCCACAGGACCTGGCATTGTGCTGCTTTGAGCCCCATTGCTTTCCTTATCACTGCATGGCCCCATGGGCAGGCAGGGACTGCAGTGTTGGGCTGCCCTCGTGGTGGGGTGGCTCTTGGGAACATGGTGatgctgtgtgagctgctgtgggctCTGTCCAATTTGCAGCACACAAGCACAAGCTGCAATGATGCTTTTGGTGCGTGGTCGGGTTTGACCTGTTCTGCAGTTGCAGGCTGGTTTTTCACAGTCTCTTCATAGAGGATGAGCTGGGGATCAGGGCATTAGCATGGGATGTGATCCTGGCTGAGTTCCTGCTCTACCTCAGGCTGTCTGTCTGACCGTGATGAGGTCGCTTTAATTTTCCATCTTCGTTTTGAAGATGGTATCTCAGCGCTCTGAAGCTTCAGATAGCGCTCGGTGAGGGCTTTGTGCACATCAAAGGGCTCATCGCTGCGTTTTGGGGCAGGAGCACCATGAAAAGGGTCGGGATCTCTGCTGTCGGCCCTGTCCCTTTTGAAGTGCTGTGCAGAGGGGAAGCCGCAACCGCGTCCTGGGTCGGGCTGATGGTGAAGGCAGGGTTTGCTCTCACCCGAACCGTCTGGCTTCTGTGGCTGGGATTAATTTAAATTGCAGTGAAGTGCAGCTTGGTTAGTTAGCAACTCAAATGGGCTCTTAAAAGAGATGACTGCGTTAgcttaaataaaacaatcctCCTAgcttaaataaacaaagcttAAAAGCTGCTCAGAGCGCTccaacagcacagccctgccttgaGAACCAGAGGTGcacctttcccttctgcttatTTACGCTGTAACCATTGACAGCTGCAGGGATTCCCCTCAGCCTGCCGGGTGACAGAGCTGTCACGTCTCCTCTTGGTGATGTGGCACATGCTTTTCAATGTAGGAACACTGATACGCCCTGGATGCTTTCCGACTTGGACTGGGTGGCCAGGAGTGAGGGCAGGGGTTGGTTTTGGTTCCAGCAGTGCATTGCAGCTCCCACACACGCTGATAACAGCCGGGCACTGAGCTTACACGGCCCCATCTCacccagggctgagcagagctgtgggcagagcaggggGTTGATGCAACGAGGGCGTGGGATGGGCTCACAGTGCGTGTGTCTGCAGGGAATATTTCCCTGCTGGGGATTAGGCTGTCAGCTCTCTTAGTTCCTTAAGCTgcaaggaaaggagagggatCTGTCATACAAGTGCAGAGCCAGAAGCTGCTGCCTGTGTTGTGTGCAAAATGACCTTGGTTTAGGAGCTGCCAGCATGTTCCTTGGCTTGCCCAGGGTTGGGTTAAAGGGCTGATGAGGAGTCAGCATTGAGAGCTACAGGGCAGACGGGCTCTGCCTCCTGCTAGAGACTGGCACGACTGTGCTGGGAACAAAACAATACTGAGCTGTGTGACTGCTGGGCTGAAGCATCTGTGACCAACAGTAGTCAGGGCAGTAGTCCATAGAACAAAGTTTATAAAGctttattaaacattttgaaCAGCTGTGCAATGAACAAACAATATCCTGGAAGTTTCACAGTTTCATAGCCTGAACTTCCTTAGGACAGCAGCAGCCGCTTCTGCTGTGTTCCCCTTTGAGATCAAAGATGAGCAGATGGCAAATAAGGGAACTCTCTGACAGTGCAGTCAATGCTTTGTGTTAACCTCTAGAGTTTCTCATACGCAAGCTGCTGCCCCAGGGAAGGCTCCCCAAGAGCTGCTGCTATGGAGAGTACTGTGCAGGACAAAGCTCTGCACAACAGTGCTGGGTGTGAGCAACCAGGGGGAAGTCAGAGGAGCACTCAGTGCCCCCATCACCAAGCCATAGCATCAGCACCTGCTGTCACCCTCAGCCTGAGAACACTGTCATTGAAAACCATTTGTCTGCTGATGCCATCAATGGCTTCATGCCATGCCTCCACCTCAGGATCTGTTCTCCCTCTGCCCACACCCAGGCTGCTGGGGCACTGTTTAGCTTTCTCAGGTGAGGTTCATAGTGATTCTGAAAATCCCACATCTTGTTGCAGTCAATAATTTGGTAAACCCTGGAGATCTAACAGGGGAAGAGGCAGTCTCTGCTGCCTGTGAGGCTttataaaagcagcagcacaacgGAGGCTTTCAGGCTATGATCTTGGAGCGTTAGTAGTTCAGAAAGCACTTGGGCAGTGCACACATCTCTTTGGCgggctgagcaggaggagaTGACTCAACTGCCTCTGGCTCCAGCAGCTTTTGGCCAAGTGCATCTGTGAGCTGTTGAGCTGTCCCTTGATCAGCAAGGTGGGAAGGTTGGCTCCCCACTAACTGAAGGATGGAGGATCCTGGAGCTACTCGAGCAGAATCAGTGTTAGACCACTGTGGCCAAGGATAGGGTGATACACGA
Proteins encoded:
- the SRC gene encoding proto-oncogene tyrosine-protein kinase Src gives rise to the protein MGSSKSKPKDPSQRRRSLEPPDSAHHGGFPASQTPNKTAAPDTHRTPSRSFGTVATEPKLFGGFNTSDTVTSPQRAGALAGGVTTFVALYDYESRTETDLSFKKGERLQIVNNTEGDWWLAHSLTTGQTGYIPSNYVAPSDSIQAEEWYFGKITRRESERLLLNPENPRGTFLVRESETTKGAYCLSVSDFDNAKGLNVKHYKIRKLDSGGFYITSRTQFGSLQQLVAYYSKHADGLCHRLTNVCPTSKPQTQGLAKDAWEIPRESLRLEVKLGQGCFGEVWMGTWNGTTRVAIKTLKPGTMSPEAFLQEAQVMKKLRHEKLVQLYAVVSEEPIYIVTEYMSKGSLLDFLKGEMGKYLRLPQLVDMAAQIASGMAYVERMNYVHRDLRAANILVGENLVCKVADFGLARLIEDNEYTARQGAKFPIKWTAPEAALYGRFTIKSDVWSFGILLTELTTKGRVPYPGMVNREVLDQVERGYRMPCPPECPESLHDLMCQCWRKDPEERPTFEYLQAFLEDYFTSTEPQYQPGENL